A stretch of the Musa acuminata AAA Group cultivar baxijiao chromosome BXJ2-7, Cavendish_Baxijiao_AAA, whole genome shotgun sequence genome encodes the following:
- the LOC103990997 gene encoding uncharacterized protein LOC103990997 isoform X1 has translation MATKVQIKSYLPGYYPLQDVKEDASSWTSCYQDEKLSEHLYNSYMPKSVNDSAQDKEMLKRTMLEHEAIFRRQVYELHRLYRIQKDLMNEYQTRGFDGSSILAEASHSNSFSSQMHYECNKKMSSQKSHFPIGRISCRKTPFGGTEKNHFCFTREGSIRSDQIPVLNEASRKDTKMLDCQSLRRRMFDLQLPADEYIDIEDTDGYGLTNIAEVSPSASILKNGTCSLYSENDVKLSLGSNHREDCHISNSPTQICKSAYSIVDLNKLKTEVCFEAPVNLESVQLLVLKNHSSQNQEHHLSIGSNTSFLDGPGDQQAMSDLDADVHTKREWPFFIDDSGKKRSTVEFFAQTWNNGNVGTSCETLQSNIKKCPKIFSLDHSNPVTCSGQEPTHSIQTSVGVPHCTCSNSTLLSPLVSSSITASEIDLTSHASSFVSSWRKPATGINNKLIALQALPCFSGSSNPSNENLNSKIDAPTPIDCEKWQSDGNQNTSLLSGTGVSHTNGFHHYLHLDSNSASSPHPKLASKPDQIDGSNKDLHGHLPGRHVKSFLSRDIGTPININLNQAFATGVEARLAVRQDAVICDVDRKYDNLSGGLSCLRIKPSSNESVYLKKHAAKVDLSICDRHPPLSSSLMVVAPQIERKGEMELDFSLCKQQDVASNSQFKDNKMQQNQVSDSYGKRILIDNTSQQSSMLASVQHMKQRHLTDNAKSMENYNMIFSDLGHETKVLNSQEKIHIGCSFTEICSGKNRASFRKHINVNAEFARTDDPISPDILTQGEITVQSSHYTPRFGAKIPSGIDLEVPISQDETVIYNQHKYIPLSKNDGSQGKDYSGDILVRFAAENLVSISMDCRGRSDVISSHQLSLPGLDTLSWFAEVVSCSAESSDDHGYDFFEVMTLNLEEIKMDKHSSRPKELENKNEKEDKDDIGAASLLFTKPRRGQARKRRQRRDFQKDILPGLASLSRHEVSEDLQTIGGMMKASGRPCQTGLTRRNTSRNGMNPQTKGRRQPRSLAITTEEIQVSPSTHSQPSNCEIGVSERCMIGWGRTTRRCRRQRCPPGSLPAP, from the exons ATGGCAACAAAAGTGCAGATAAAAAGTTACCTTCCAGGCTATTATCCTTTGCAGGATGTTAAGGAGGATGCAAGTAGTTGGACTAGTTGCTATCAGGATGAGAAATTAAGTGAGCATCTCTATAATAGTTATATGCCAAAGTCAGTGAACGATTCAGCACAGGATAAAGAAATGTTGAAGCGGACAATGCTTGAACATGAAGCTATTTTTAGGAGGCAG GTCTATGAACTTCATCGTCTTTATAGAATTCAGAAGGACCTAATGAATGAATATCAAACTAGAGGGTTTGATGGATCATCCATACTGGCAGAAGCATCACACTCAAACTCTTTTTCATCTCAAATGCATTACGAATGCAACAAAAAGATGTCATCACAGAAGTCTCACTTCCCTATAGGAAGGATCAGTTGCAGAAAGACACCTTTTGGGGGCACTGAGAAGAACCATTTTTGTTTCACAAGGGAAGGTAGCATTCGATCTGATCAGATCCCAGTATTGAATGAAGCTTCTCGAAAGGACACCAAGATGCTAGACTGCCAGTCTCTGAGAAGGAGAATGTTTGACCTTCAACTTCCAGCTGACGAGTATATAGATATTGAAGATACTGATGGATACGGTCTGACGAATATTGCTGAGGTATCACCTAGTGCTAGTATTCTCAAGAATGGAACTTGCTCTCTGTATTCTGAGAATGATGTGAAGCTCAGTCTAGGAAGCAATCACAGAGAAGACTGTCACATCTCGAACTCACCAACACAAATCTGTAAATCAGCCTACAGCATAGTTGATTTAAATAAACTTAAAACAGAAGTATGTTTTGAAGCACCAGTAAACTTGGAATCTGTTCAATTACTTGTCTTGAAGAATCACAGTTCACAGAATCAAGAGCATCATTTATCGATTGGATCAAATACTAGTTTCTTGGATGGGCCAGGTGATCAACAGGCTATGTCAGACTTGGATGCAGATGTACACACAAAAAGAGAATGGCCATTCTTTATTGATGACTCTG GTAAGAAAAGGAGCACTGTAGAATTTTTTGCTCAGACCTGGAATAACGGAAATGTGGGAACATCATGTGAAACATTACAATCGAACATTAAGAAATGTCCAAAAATATTTTCACTTGATCATAGTAACCCAGTGACATGTTCTGGACAAGAGCCAACTCATAGTATCCAGACATCCGTAGGAGTCCCTCATTGCACCTGCTCAAATTCCACTTTGTTGTCTCCTTTAGTGTCTTCTTCAATCACAGCTAGTGAGATAGACTTAACCAGCCATGCATCTTCATTTGTTTCATCTTGGAGAAAACCTGCCACCGGCATAAACAACAAACTCATTGCGCTTCAAGCACTTCCATGCTTCAGCGGATCATCAAATCCTAGTAATGAGAACTTGAATTCCAAGATAGATGCTCCAACTCCCATTGATTGTGAAAAGTGGCAGAGTGATGGGAACCAGAACACAAGCCTCCTTTCTGGTACTGGGGTGTCTCATACAAATGGATTTCACCATTATCTTCATCTGGATTCTAATTCAGCATCATCACCACATCCAAAACTTGCATCCAAGCCAGACCAGATTGATGGCAGCAACAAAGATCTCCATGGTCATTTACCTGGAAGACATGTAAAGAGTTTCCTGAGCAGGGATATAGGCACTCCAATAAACATTAACCTAAACCAAGCATTTGCAACCGGTGTTGAAGCAAGGCTTGCTGTCAGACAGGATGCAGTTATTTGTGATGTTGACAGAAAATATGACAATTTGTCAGGGGGTCTATCTTGTCTTAGAATAAAACCATCTTCTAACGAGTCTGTTTACTTGAAGAAACATGCTGCCAAAGTGGATCTTAGCATCTGTGATAGACATCCTCCACTTAGTTCCAGCTTGATGGTTGTTGCACCGCAAATTGAGAGGAAAGGAGAAATGGAGCTAGATTTTTCTCTATGCAAACAACAGGATGTGGCATCAAATTCTCAGTTTAAGGATAACAAGATGCAGCAAAATCAAGTTTCTGATAGCTATGGGAAAAGAATTCTTATTGATAATACAAGTCAGCAAAGCAGCATGCTTGCTTCTGTTCAACATATGAAACAACGACATTTAACTGACAATGCTAAGTCTATGGAAAATTATAACATGATTTTTTCAGACTTGGGACACGAAACAAAAGTTCTGAATTCACAGGAAAAGATTCACATTGGTTGTTCGTTTACAGAAATATGTTCTGGAAAAAACCGTGCAAGCTTTAGGAAACACATAAATGTGAATGCTGAGTTTGCACGTACTGATGATCCTATATCTCCAGATATATTAACTCAAGGTGAGATCACAGTTCAGTCATCACACTACACACCAAGATTTGGTGCAAAAATTCCTTCTGGCATTGATTTGGAAGTACCCATATCTCAGGATGAAACTGTTATTTATAATCAGCATAAATACATTCCTTTAAGCAAGAATGATGGTTCACAGGGAAAGGACTACTCTGGTGATATACTCGTTAGATTTGCTGCAGAGAATTTAGTTTCTATCTCTATGGATTGCAGGGGTCGTTCAGATGTAATCAGTTCCCACCAGTTATCTCTGCCTGGACTTGACACCTTGTCTTGGTTTGCAGAGGTTGTATCATGCAGTGCAGAATCTTCAGATGATCATGGTTATGATTTCTTTGAGGTCATGACGCTGAATCTTGAAGAGATTAAGATGGATAAGCATTCCTCTAGACCTAAGGAGCTTGAgaacaaaaatgaaaaagaagacaAAGACGATATAGGTGCAGCTTCACTGCTTTTCACAAAGCCTCGGCGTGGTCAGGCAAGAAAGAGGCGGCAGCGAAGGGACTTCCAGAAAGATATCCTGCCTGGTCTTGCATCACTGTCGAGACATGAAGTATCGGAGGACCTTCAAACCATTGGGGGGATGATGAAAGCATCAGGTAGGCCTTGTCAGACAGGTTTAACTAGACGAAACACGAGTCGAAATGGCATGAACCCCCAAACAAAGGGAAGGAGGCAGCCTAGAAGTTTGGCCATTACCACTGAGGAGATTCAAGTCAGCCCCTCTACACATTCACAACCCAGCAATTGTGAGATAGGAGTCAGCGAAAGGTGTATGATCGGATGGGGAAGGACAACAAGGCGATGTCGTAGGCAGAGGTGCCCCCCTGGCAGTCTCCCTGCTCCATAA
- the LOC103990997 gene encoding uncharacterized protein LOC103990997 isoform X2 — protein MPKSVNDSAQDKEMLKRTMLEHEAIFRRQVYELHRLYRIQKDLMNEYQTRGFDGSSILAEASHSNSFSSQMHYECNKKMSSQKSHFPIGRISCRKTPFGGTEKNHFCFTREGSIRSDQIPVLNEASRKDTKMLDCQSLRRRMFDLQLPADEYIDIEDTDGYGLTNIAEVSPSASILKNGTCSLYSENDVKLSLGSNHREDCHISNSPTQICKSAYSIVDLNKLKTEVCFEAPVNLESVQLLVLKNHSSQNQEHHLSIGSNTSFLDGPGDQQAMSDLDADVHTKREWPFFIDDSGKKRSTVEFFAQTWNNGNVGTSCETLQSNIKKCPKIFSLDHSNPVTCSGQEPTHSIQTSVGVPHCTCSNSTLLSPLVSSSITASEIDLTSHASSFVSSWRKPATGINNKLIALQALPCFSGSSNPSNENLNSKIDAPTPIDCEKWQSDGNQNTSLLSGTGVSHTNGFHHYLHLDSNSASSPHPKLASKPDQIDGSNKDLHGHLPGRHVKSFLSRDIGTPININLNQAFATGVEARLAVRQDAVICDVDRKYDNLSGGLSCLRIKPSSNESVYLKKHAAKVDLSICDRHPPLSSSLMVVAPQIERKGEMELDFSLCKQQDVASNSQFKDNKMQQNQVSDSYGKRILIDNTSQQSSMLASVQHMKQRHLTDNAKSMENYNMIFSDLGHETKVLNSQEKIHIGCSFTEICSGKNRASFRKHINVNAEFARTDDPISPDILTQGEITVQSSHYTPRFGAKIPSGIDLEVPISQDETVIYNQHKYIPLSKNDGSQGKDYSGDILVRFAAENLVSISMDCRGRSDVISSHQLSLPGLDTLSWFAEVVSCSAESSDDHGYDFFEVMTLNLEEIKMDKHSSRPKELENKNEKEDKDDIGAASLLFTKPRRGQARKRRQRRDFQKDILPGLASLSRHEVSEDLQTIGGMMKASGRPCQTGLTRRNTSRNGMNPQTKGRRQPRSLAITTEEIQVSPSTHSQPSNCEIGVSERCMIGWGRTTRRCRRQRCPPGSLPAP, from the exons ATGCCAAAGTCAGTGAACGATTCAGCACAGGATAAAGAAATGTTGAAGCGGACAATGCTTGAACATGAAGCTATTTTTAGGAGGCAG GTCTATGAACTTCATCGTCTTTATAGAATTCAGAAGGACCTAATGAATGAATATCAAACTAGAGGGTTTGATGGATCATCCATACTGGCAGAAGCATCACACTCAAACTCTTTTTCATCTCAAATGCATTACGAATGCAACAAAAAGATGTCATCACAGAAGTCTCACTTCCCTATAGGAAGGATCAGTTGCAGAAAGACACCTTTTGGGGGCACTGAGAAGAACCATTTTTGTTTCACAAGGGAAGGTAGCATTCGATCTGATCAGATCCCAGTATTGAATGAAGCTTCTCGAAAGGACACCAAGATGCTAGACTGCCAGTCTCTGAGAAGGAGAATGTTTGACCTTCAACTTCCAGCTGACGAGTATATAGATATTGAAGATACTGATGGATACGGTCTGACGAATATTGCTGAGGTATCACCTAGTGCTAGTATTCTCAAGAATGGAACTTGCTCTCTGTATTCTGAGAATGATGTGAAGCTCAGTCTAGGAAGCAATCACAGAGAAGACTGTCACATCTCGAACTCACCAACACAAATCTGTAAATCAGCCTACAGCATAGTTGATTTAAATAAACTTAAAACAGAAGTATGTTTTGAAGCACCAGTAAACTTGGAATCTGTTCAATTACTTGTCTTGAAGAATCACAGTTCACAGAATCAAGAGCATCATTTATCGATTGGATCAAATACTAGTTTCTTGGATGGGCCAGGTGATCAACAGGCTATGTCAGACTTGGATGCAGATGTACACACAAAAAGAGAATGGCCATTCTTTATTGATGACTCTG GTAAGAAAAGGAGCACTGTAGAATTTTTTGCTCAGACCTGGAATAACGGAAATGTGGGAACATCATGTGAAACATTACAATCGAACATTAAGAAATGTCCAAAAATATTTTCACTTGATCATAGTAACCCAGTGACATGTTCTGGACAAGAGCCAACTCATAGTATCCAGACATCCGTAGGAGTCCCTCATTGCACCTGCTCAAATTCCACTTTGTTGTCTCCTTTAGTGTCTTCTTCAATCACAGCTAGTGAGATAGACTTAACCAGCCATGCATCTTCATTTGTTTCATCTTGGAGAAAACCTGCCACCGGCATAAACAACAAACTCATTGCGCTTCAAGCACTTCCATGCTTCAGCGGATCATCAAATCCTAGTAATGAGAACTTGAATTCCAAGATAGATGCTCCAACTCCCATTGATTGTGAAAAGTGGCAGAGTGATGGGAACCAGAACACAAGCCTCCTTTCTGGTACTGGGGTGTCTCATACAAATGGATTTCACCATTATCTTCATCTGGATTCTAATTCAGCATCATCACCACATCCAAAACTTGCATCCAAGCCAGACCAGATTGATGGCAGCAACAAAGATCTCCATGGTCATTTACCTGGAAGACATGTAAAGAGTTTCCTGAGCAGGGATATAGGCACTCCAATAAACATTAACCTAAACCAAGCATTTGCAACCGGTGTTGAAGCAAGGCTTGCTGTCAGACAGGATGCAGTTATTTGTGATGTTGACAGAAAATATGACAATTTGTCAGGGGGTCTATCTTGTCTTAGAATAAAACCATCTTCTAACGAGTCTGTTTACTTGAAGAAACATGCTGCCAAAGTGGATCTTAGCATCTGTGATAGACATCCTCCACTTAGTTCCAGCTTGATGGTTGTTGCACCGCAAATTGAGAGGAAAGGAGAAATGGAGCTAGATTTTTCTCTATGCAAACAACAGGATGTGGCATCAAATTCTCAGTTTAAGGATAACAAGATGCAGCAAAATCAAGTTTCTGATAGCTATGGGAAAAGAATTCTTATTGATAATACAAGTCAGCAAAGCAGCATGCTTGCTTCTGTTCAACATATGAAACAACGACATTTAACTGACAATGCTAAGTCTATGGAAAATTATAACATGATTTTTTCAGACTTGGGACACGAAACAAAAGTTCTGAATTCACAGGAAAAGATTCACATTGGTTGTTCGTTTACAGAAATATGTTCTGGAAAAAACCGTGCAAGCTTTAGGAAACACATAAATGTGAATGCTGAGTTTGCACGTACTGATGATCCTATATCTCCAGATATATTAACTCAAGGTGAGATCACAGTTCAGTCATCACACTACACACCAAGATTTGGTGCAAAAATTCCTTCTGGCATTGATTTGGAAGTACCCATATCTCAGGATGAAACTGTTATTTATAATCAGCATAAATACATTCCTTTAAGCAAGAATGATGGTTCACAGGGAAAGGACTACTCTGGTGATATACTCGTTAGATTTGCTGCAGAGAATTTAGTTTCTATCTCTATGGATTGCAGGGGTCGTTCAGATGTAATCAGTTCCCACCAGTTATCTCTGCCTGGACTTGACACCTTGTCTTGGTTTGCAGAGGTTGTATCATGCAGTGCAGAATCTTCAGATGATCATGGTTATGATTTCTTTGAGGTCATGACGCTGAATCTTGAAGAGATTAAGATGGATAAGCATTCCTCTAGACCTAAGGAGCTTGAgaacaaaaatgaaaaagaagacaAAGACGATATAGGTGCAGCTTCACTGCTTTTCACAAAGCCTCGGCGTGGTCAGGCAAGAAAGAGGCGGCAGCGAAGGGACTTCCAGAAAGATATCCTGCCTGGTCTTGCATCACTGTCGAGACATGAAGTATCGGAGGACCTTCAAACCATTGGGGGGATGATGAAAGCATCAGGTAGGCCTTGTCAGACAGGTTTAACTAGACGAAACACGAGTCGAAATGGCATGAACCCCCAAACAAAGGGAAGGAGGCAGCCTAGAAGTTTGGCCATTACCACTGAGGAGATTCAAGTCAGCCCCTCTACACATTCACAACCCAGCAATTGTGAGATAGGAGTCAGCGAAAGGTGTATGATCGGATGGGGAAGGACAACAAGGCGATGTCGTAGGCAGAGGTGCCCCCCTGGCAGTCTCCCTGCTCCATAA
- the LOC135616477 gene encoding probable WRKY transcription factor 4, whose translation MAEPQGGAQRPPPRPAIALPSRSSMESLFRPADVSPGLSSLLADPDLEYPSFSQLLAGAIGPLASAPPSFWHEARRESGGGANEVALSLGQSRPVNLTATRLPLITFPPGISPSSLFQSPPSVFSPVQGQYGILNQQNQPQATVQAARSHAYDPTSYSSTLSAAPATTAVASLRHLPTPFNLSSAQQMAQYNSTSESAHGDRRSQPSTLVVDKPADDGYNWRKYGQKQVKGGEYPRSYYKCTHQKCPVKKKVERSFDGQVTEIVYKGQHNHQPPQQNRHAKEGGSLASGSNGSKPEPASQGLYESFGKSSETTYKRNLESDHDSSKYISDSSDDEVAGEIAMRTDELDENQPDLKRRKMDIRNNQSASYCTVTEPKVIFQTTSEVDLLDDGYRWRKYGQKVVKGNPHPRSYYKCTNSGCNVRKHVERASTDPKAVITTYEGKHNHDVPAARSSNHSMLNANASASIISPNTLHNYSRNQISLGSTDLGHNIERPVAIQLKKERDGV comes from the exons ATGGCGGAGCCCCAAGGCGGGGCTCAGCGGCCTCCGCCACGGCCGGCGATAGCCCTCCCTTCACGCTCCTCCATGGAGAGCCTGTTCCGCCCCGCCGACGTCAGCCCCGGCCTGTCGAGCCTCTTGGCGGACCCCGACCTGGAGTATCCGTCCTTCTCGCAGCTCCTCGCCGGCGCCATAGGGCCTCTGGCGTCGGCGCCGCCGTCATTCTGGCACGAGGCGAGAAGGGAGTCCGGAGGAGGAGCAAATGAAGTGGCTTTGAGCCTGGGACAAAGCCGACCGGTAAATCTTACGGCAACGCGGCTGCCGCTCATCACGTTCCCTCCGGGGATCAGCCCATCGAGCTTGTTCCAATCTCCTCCTTCAGTCTTCTCCCCTGTGCAG GGACAGTATGGAATATTGAATCAGCAGAACCAACCCCAAGCTACAGTTCAGGCTGCACGGTCTCATGCATATGATCCAACTTCATATTCTTCTACTCTCTCTGCAGCACCAGCAACAACAGCAGTAGCCTCCTTGAGACACCTGCCGACACCTTTTAATCTCTCCTCAGCGCAGCAGATGGCCCAATATAACTCCACTTCTGAATCTGCACATGGTGATAGAAGATCTCAACCTTCAACCCTTGTTGTTGACAAACCTGCTGATGATGGCTACAATTGGCGAAAATATGGGCAGAAGCAGGTGAAAGGTGGTGAATATCCTCGGAGCTACTACAAATGTACGCATCAGAAATGCCCAGTTAAGAAGAAGGTTGAGCGTTCTTTTGATGGGCAAGTGACTGAAATAGTTTACAAGGGACAGCACAATCATCAGCCACCTCAGCAGAATCGGCATGCAAAGGAAGGTGGTAGCTTGGCAAGCGGGTCTAATGGTTCAAAACCTGAACCTGCTTCACAAGGTCTCTATGAAAGTTTCGGCAAATCAAGCGAGACTACATACAAGAGAAACTTGGAATCTGATCATGACTCAAGCAAGTATATATCGGATTCTAGCGATGATGAAGTAGCTGGAGAAATTGCAATGAGGACAGATGAATTGGATGAAAATCAGCCAGATTTAAAGAGGAG GAAAATGGACATCAGAAACAACCAATCAGCATCATACTGTACAGTGACAGAGCCTAAAGTTATTTTTCAAACAACAAGTGAAGTTGATCTTTTGGATGATGGTTATAGGTGGAGGAAATATGGGCAAAAAGTGGTGAAAGGAAATCCTCATCCAAG GAGCTACTACAAGTGCACTAATTCTGGATGCAACGTAAGGAAGCATGTCGAAAGAGCTTCAACTGATCCTAAAGCGGTTATAACAACATACGAGGGGAAACATAACCATGATGTGCCAGCAGCAAGAAGCAGCAACCACAGCATGCTGAATGCCAATGCTTCTGCAAGCATCATCTCTCCAAACACTCTTCATAACTATTCTAGAAATCAGATTTCCCTTGGTAGCACAGATTTAGGACACAATATCGAACGGCCAGTGGCGATCCAGCTGAAAAAAGAACGTGATGGTGTCTAG